DNA sequence from the Chloroflexota bacterium genome:
ATCGCCGCCCAGAGCATTGGGGAGCCCGGTACCCAGCTTACCATGCGCACCTTCCACACCGGTGGGGTGGTGGGCCTGGACATCACCAGCGGCCTGCCCCGGGTAGAGGAGCTCTTTGAGGCCCGGGCCCCCAAAGGCCAGGCCATAATCTCAGAGATAGACGGGGTGGTGGAGGTGCTTGAGGGGCCGGAGGGGAGAAGGATAAAAGTCACCAGCACTGAACTCCACCGGGACGAATACCCCCTGCCCACGGGGGCGGAGCTCCTGGTCTCCCAGGGCCAGAAGGTAGAAGCGGGCACCCCCCTGGCCCTGCCCTCCCCGAAGGAAAAGGGGGAAAACCACCTCCTGGCCCGGCGCTCGGGGGAGATAGCCATAGAAAAGGACGAGCTCTTTATCTACTATGAGGAGAACGATGTCCGGGACTACCTGGTCCCGGGCAATGCCCGTATCCGTCTCACCTCCGGCCAGCCGGTCCGGGCTGGCCAACAGCTTACCGATGGCCCCACCAACCCCCAGGACATGCTGCGCATCATGGGCAAGGAGGCTGTCCAGCGCTATCTGGTGAATGAGGTGCAGAAGGTCTATTGCTCCCAGGGGGTGGACATCAACGACAAGCATATTGAGACCATCTCCCGCCAGATGCTGACCAAGGTGAAGGTGGAAACCTCGGGGGACACGGATCTCCTCCCCGGGGAGCTGGTGGACCGCTTTGCCTACGAGGACACCAATGCCAAGATCCTGGCCGAGGGGGGAGAACCGGCCACCGCCCAGCCCGTGCTCCTGGGCATTACCCGGGCCTCCCTCAATACCGAAAGCTGGCTGGCCGCCGCCTCCTTCCAAGAGACCACCCGGGTCCTTACCGAGGCCGCCATCTGGGGCAAGGTGGACCGCCTGGTGGGCCTGAAGGAGAATGTCATCATCGGCAAGCTCATCCCCGCCCAGACCCTGGTAAAAGAGGCGGAGACAAGCCCCACCCTGGCCGCCGAGAAGGCCCTGAAAGAGGGGGAGGAAACCTAGTTGCCAAACCACATCCTCGCAACAGAACTAGATACCAGGAAATTCCGCCTCCTGGCCCTGACCCTGGCCGCTGCGGGCTTATATCTGCGTGCCGGGGCCATACCCATCTGGCCGGCCGTGGCCCTTATCCTGGGCTATTTCCTCTACGTCATGCTCCTGGGCTCCGTCATCCTGCCCCGGGTGAAAAGCCCCCATTTTGTCTATGCCATGATGGTGATAGACGCCGGGACCCTGGGGGCGGGACTGTATCTTACCGGGGTGCAGAGCACCCTCTTCATCCTCCTGCCCCTCTTCATCATCTACTACGCCATTTTCCAGGGCTACCGCACCAGCATCTTTGCCGCCATCGCCTTCTCCCTGATGTATACCGCCGTCACCTACGACCGTGAGGCCCTCACGGCGGGCAACATCATCTCCCTCCAGGTCCCCCTCTTCTTCCTGGTAGCCCTCATCAGTGGCTATCTGGCCCAGCGACGCCTGGAGGAGAGACGGGAAAAGGAGGAGCTCCAGGAGCTCATCCGGATGGAGAACCGGGCCCGCTCCCTCCTGGAGATGGCCCAGAGCCTGGGCCAGGCCTGGGAGCCCGAGGCCGTTCTCAAGGAGATGGCGGCCAGTCTGCCCCGGCTGGCTGGCCTGCCCGGCTGGGTGGTGTGTCTCGTGGAAGACGGAAAGTTCATTGTAAGGGACAGCAGCCTGGCCAAGGAGAAACTGGCCTCATGGGCCGGGGGGGACGGGCTATCCCTCAAGGCCCTCAGTTCCGGCGCTCCCCTGGCCCTGCCACAGCTACAGACAGGGGACGACCCGCCCCCATGGGCAAGGGAGGCGGGGGTGCGCTCCCTCCTCATCCTCCCCCTTCAGGCCCGGGGGGACACGCTGGGGCTGGTCTATCTCTTTTCCACCCTGGAGGAGAAGGAGTTCTCCCCCAACCTTCTCGGCCTGGTCACGTCCTACGGAGAGATGGCCGCCAACGCCCTGGCCAGCACCCGCGTCCAGCATGGCACCGAGGCCAGGATAAGACAGCTCACCGGCGAACTGGGGGAGGCCGTGAGCCACCTGGAGCGCCTGCGGGAGGCCCGCCGCCGCCCCGAGATTGTGGCCGGGGAGCTGCGCATTGACGGCCTCAAGGAAAAGGCCTTCCTTGGGGGGAAACCCCTCAGCCTCTCCCCCATTGAATTTGAGCTACTCTACACCCTGGCGGAAAATATCGGCCAGCCCGTAAACCAGGAGACGCTCCTCCGAAGGGTCTGGGGCAGTGACTTCACCGGGGGCAGCAATGTGGTGGATGTCTCCATCCACCGACTGAGGAAGAAGCTGGGGGAGGACGAGCGCATCCTCACCGTCCGCGGCCGCGGCTATATGCTGGTAGCTAAATAAGCCAGTTTCTTCAAGGGTAAGTAGCGCGTTTCCCCAGGTTAATCAGCCCGGCCAGGTAGCCGGCGCCGAAGCCGTTGTCTATGTTCACCACCGCCACTCCGGGGACACAGCTATTGAGCATGGCCAGGAGGGCCGCCAGCCCCTGGAAGCTGGCCCCGTAGCCGATGCTGGTGGGCACCGCCACCACGGGCGCCGCCACCAGCCCGCCGATAACGCTGGGTAGGGCCCCCTCCATCCCCGCCACCACTATCACCACCCGGGCCTGACGCAGCTTCGGGAGCTGGTCAAGAAGGCGGTGAAGGCCGGCCACCCCCACATCATAGGCCCGCTCCACGACGTTGCCCATGAGCTCGGCCGTGATAGCGGCCTCCTCCGCCACGGGCAGGTCTGAAGTCCCGGCGCTCACCACCATTACGCCCGGATGGGTGGGGGGCTCCCCCAGCCGGTCCAGCACCACCGCCCGGGCCTGAGAGTGATAGACCGCTTCAGAGAACTGCCCCTTTAGGACCTGGAAGAGGGCATCGTCCGCCCTGGTGATGAGGAGGCGGGGGGAGGCCTCCAGCAGCTTCCTGGCTATGCCCAGGACCTGGTCTGGGGTCTTCCCCTCCCCCAGGATGACTTCAGGGAAGCCCCGGCGGAGGGCCCGGTGGGTATCGGGCTTGGCGAAGCCCAGGTCCTCATAGGGGAGATGGGCCAGGCGTTCCAGGGCCTCCTCCACCCCCAGCTTCCCCTCCCTCACCCGGGTCAGCATTTCCTTCAGCCTCTCTTGCACGGGGAGATTATAGTCCTTTGCCTTACCCTGTGCTAGAATTGGCCCGATGAAAAAGGACCTGATGGAAATCCTCGCCTGCCCGGTTGACAAGGGGGAACTGGAGCTAAAGGTGGAGGTGGAGGAGGGGGACGAAATAGTCCGGGGCACCCTGGTCTGCAAGAAATGCGGGGTGAGCTATCCTATCAAAGACACCATCCCCCACCTCCTCCCCCCTTAGCTTGCCTGAACCGCATCACAGAGGCGAGTAACTCAGCTCGGCAGAGCTCCTGGTTCGGGCCCAATAGGCCGATTTGCCAACGGCTGAAAACACCCCTGACCGTGCCCCGGGCCCTGTGGCGCATCCCCGAGGGGGTCTGATTGTTATATCTGCGGGGGGTGGGATTTGGACCCGCAGGGGGTGTTACACCAGCGGATTTTTGGGGCCTCCCCCAACTGTCCCCCCACCTAAGGCAAACTTGACAGCGAGAGAGCGGGCGGGCTACAATTCCTTGTCGGACATCTTGAGACGAGGTGATAGTGTGCCCATCTACGAATACAAGTGCGCGAAATGCAGCCACACTTTTGAGAGAAGACAGCACTTCAATGATGAGCCGGTGGACGTCTGTCCCAGCTGCGGGGGCAAGTGCCGCCGGGTTATACATGCCAGCGCGGTGATATTCAAGGGCGGCGACTTCTATTCAAGCTCCAGCCGCAACCGAGGCCAGGAAGCGGAGGGCGAGTACTACAAAAGCGGCGAGGACTTCTTTGACCGCTCCGGCGTCAGCAGGGAAGAGACCATCGAGACAATGAAGACTGATGCCATCACGCGGAAAATGGTAGAAGACGCGGGCGTCGGCTAACCGGAGCTGACAGAACCGGCAGACAAGACACCTCATTCCCGAAACCGCACCACGCCACCGATTCCTTCCGACCGCCAGCCCGGATGTTGGCCCTCAAAGAAATACCGCCCCCATTACCCGCGCCATGCCCACGCCATCCCTATGCCAGGCCCAGGGAGTTCACCCCCCCGGCCTCAGGGGATAAAGCGGGCCCGGCTCTCAGGGGACTCCCAGACATCCACATAGGCCAGCTCCACCCCTTCAAGCTTGGGAGCGAGCTCCTGGTAGATGAAACGGGCCAGGTTCTCCGAGGTGGGGTTCTCCTCCTGGAAAGCGGGCAGGTCATTGAGCAGAGTGTGGTCCAGTTGGGAAACGACCGAGTGGAGCTTGAGCCGTAGCTCCACGAAGTCGTAGACGATACCGATATTGTTGGTTTTCTCCGCCCTGATGCCCACGACGGTGCGGAAACGGTGGCCGTGGAGGGCCTCGCACTTCCCGCCATAGCCCCGCAGAAAATGTGCGGCGTCAAAATGCCCTTCTACCGAGATTTCATACATGTCTCCGCCCTTTCATAGCCTTTTCGGGGGCCCAGCGCCTTACCCCCTCCCGGCCTACCCTGGCCAGGAGCTGGGACACCCTCTCCCCCCTCCCCGGGACCACCAGCTCCGGGGCCAGCTCCGCCAGGGGGACCAGGACAAAGGCCCTCTCCAGCAGGCGGGGGTGGGGAATGGTGAGGCTCTCGCTTTTCATGGCCAGCTCCCCGTAAACCAGGATATCTATATCTATGGGGCGGGGGAAGAAGGCCGGCTTTCGCCCCAAGCGGGCCTCAATCCCCTTTATGAAGGAAAGGAGCTCATGCGGCCCCAGTTCGGTCTGATAGAGGCCAACAGCGTTGAGGAAGAGGGGGCCTGTCAGCCCCACCGGGTCGGTCTCATAAAGGGGGGAGATGGCCACTACCCTTCCCCCCTCCCCCAGCAGTTCCAGGGCCTGAGCGATGTTCTTCTCCCTGTCCCCCAGGTTTGAGCCCAGGCCCAGATAGACCTCTACCACTTCTCCCTCACCACGGCATCGCTCATCCGGCAGAGGCGCGCCATGGGCCCGACATCGTGGACCCTGACGATGTCGGCCCCCCGGGCGATGCCGATGGCCACGGTGGCCGCCGTCCCCTCCAGCCTCTCCTCGGGGGGCAGGTCCAGCACCGCCCCGATGAAGGACTTGCGGGAGGTCCCCAGGAGGAGGGGAAAGCCCAGGGCCTTCAGCTCCTGGAGCCGCCCCACCAGGGTCAGGTTCTGCTCCACCGTCTTGCCAAAGCCGATGCCCGGGTCCAGAATGATATTCTCCCGGAGCACCCCTGCCTTGAGGGCCAGCTCTATGACCCTTTCCAGGTCAGCCCTGACCTCGGCCACTATATCCCCTTTTGCCGGGGCATCCCTCTGGTTGGCGGTGATGACCACGGGGACGCTATTCTCCGCCACCACCCGGACCAGGCCCGGGTCCCGCTTCAGGCCCCAGACGTCGTTTATCATATGTGCCCCCGCCTCCAGGCAGCGGCGGGCCGTGGTGGCCCTGTAGGTATCAATGCTGACAGGCACCTTCAGCCTCCCCGCCAGCCGCTCAAGGACCGGCAGGACCCGGCCCAGCTCCTCATCCGCATCCACCTGGGAGGCCTGGGGACGGGTGGACTCGCCCCCCAGGTCAATGATATCTGCCCCCTGGGCCTCCATCTCCAGGGCCCGGCTCACAGCCTCCTCGGGCCTGCCCGCCAGGCCATCGGAGGAAAAGGAATCGGGGGTGAGGTTGATGATGCCCATGATATAGGTCCTCTCCCCCCAGCGGAACTCCCTACCCCCGATAAGAGTCCTGCTGCTCATAGCTTTTCATTCTAGCACATACGAAAAAGGTTTGCCTTTTGGGGGCTTCCTCTGCTATGATAGGAAAAAGTTTTCACAGGAGAGGGGATGGGCATTCAGGACAGGATAGAGGCCCTGAATAAGCTGCGGGAGCAGGCCAGGCTGGGGGGAGGCGCCAAGCGGGTTGAGGCCCAGCACGATAAAGGAAAGCTCACCGCCAGGGAAAGGCTGGCCCTCCTCTTTGACGAGGGCACCTTTGAGGAGCTTGACCCCTTTGTCACCCACCGCGCCACAGACTTCGGCCTGGCCGAGCAGAAATACCTGGGTGATGCCGTAGCAACGGGCCACGGCCTCATCAACGGCCGCCCGGCCTTCGCCTTTGCCCAGGACTTCACCGTCTTCGGCGGCTCCCTCTCCGAGGTCGTCTCCGAGAAGATATGCAAGGTCATGGACCTGGCTGTGAAGAACGGTGCCCCCATTGTCGGCCTCAACGACTCCGGGGGTGCCCGCATCCAGGAGGGGGTGGCCAGCCTCAAGGGATACGGGGATATTTTCCTCCGGAACACCCTGGCCTCGGGGGTTATCCCCCAGGTATCAGTCATCCTGGGGCCCTGTGCCGGGGGGGCGGTGTATTCCCCGGCCATCACCGATTTCATCTTCATGGTCCGGGGAACCGGGCAGATGTATATCACCGGGCCCGATGTCATCAAGGCCGTCACCGGGGAGGAGGTGACCCACGAGGAGCTGGGAGGGGCAGTGGCCCAGGCCACCAAGTCCGGCGTGGCACACTTCATCCATGACAGCGAACAGGAGTGCCTCCAGGAGGTAAGGCGTCTTTTGAGCTTCTTTCCCCAGAACAATATGGAAGACCCCCCCTCCGTACCCCCCACAGATGACCCCGGCCGCCGGGAGGAGGCCCTCCTGCACACCGTCCCCGAGGACCCGGCCCAGGCCTATAACATGAAGGACATCATCCTCAAGGTGGTGGACAGCGGGAACTTCCTGGAGGTCCACCAGCGCTTTGCCGACAATATCATTGTGGGCTTTGCCCGGATGAACGGGAGGAGTGTTGGGATTGTGGCCCAGCAGCCCTCCCACGCCGCCGGCGTCCTTGATATCAACGCCTCGGTGAAGGCCGCCCGGTTTGTCCGCTTCTGCGATGCCTTCAACATCCCCCTGGTCACCTTCGCCGATGTGCCGGGGTTCATGCCGGGGGTGGAGCAGGAGCACGGGGGTATCATCCGCCACGGGGCCAAGCTCATCTATGCCTATGCCGAGGCCACTGTGCCCAAGGTCTCCGTCATCACCCGCAAGGCCTACGGGGGGGCATATATAGTTATGTCCAGCAAGCACCTGCGGGGGGACATCAACTACGTCTGGCCCACCGCTGAGATAGCCGTCATGGGGCCCGATGGGGCCGTGAACATCATCTTCCGGGACACCATCGCCAAAGCCGAAAACCCCGATAAGACCAGGAAGAAGCTGGTGGAGGAGTACCAGGCCAAGTTCGCCACCCCCTATGTGGCCGCCTCCCGGGGCTATGTGGACGATGTCATTGACCCCCGGGACACCCGCCCCAGGCTCATCCGGGCCCTGGAGATGCTCCAGAACAAGCGGGACACAAACCCGCCCAAGAAGCACGGCAATATTCCGCTGTAAGTGAAGGACAGGAAGGCTCTCGCCGCCGCCATCGCCGCCGTTGGCCTTTATCTTGAAGCCGAGAGGGTGGCCAGGCCCAGCCCCTGGCGTATTTCGGGGAGGCGGGAACAGCACCACCGGGACCCCAGGGCACGCCGGGGAAGGGAGAGATATGAGCGTCCGAAGCCATAGGAAAAACCATGTCGGCATCACGGATACCACCCTCCGCGACGCCCACCAGTCCACCCTGGCCACCAGGCTGAGGACCGATGACATGAAGCATCTGGCGGAGGGGATAGAGCAGGTGGGATTCCACTCCGTGGAGGTATGGGGAGGGGCCACCTTTGATGTGGCCACCCGTTTCCTGGGGGAGGACCCCTGGGACAGGATAAGAAAGCTCAAGGGCATCTTCAAGAAGACGCCCCTTCAGATGCTCCTCCGGGGCCAGAACCTGGTGGGATACCGCAACTACCCCGATGACGTGGTGCGGGCATTCGTGGAGACCGCCGCCTCCTGCGGCATTGACATCTTCCGCATCTTTGACGCCCTCAACGACGAGAGGAACTTTGAAGTCCCCATGAAGACGGTCAAGGCAGTGGGCAAACACGCCCAGGCCGCCCTCTGCTATTCCACCACCGAGCGCCGCCTGGGCGGCCCCATCTACACCATTGACTATTATGTCAAGAAGGCCCTCACCCTCCAGGAGATGGGGGCCGATAGCCTCTGTATCAAGGACATGGCCGGCCTCATTGCCCCCCAAGATGCCTTTGAGCTGGTAAAGGCACTGAAAGGGACCCTGAAAATCCCGGTCCAGCTCCATACCCACTATACCTCGGGGATGGCCTCCATGAGCTACCTCAAGGCCATCGAGGCCGGGGTGGACGTAGTGGATACCGCCCTGGCCCCCCTGGCCCTGCGCTCCTCCCAGCCGGCGGTGGAGCCCCTGGTAGTGGCCCTGGAGGGCTCGGAGAGGGAGACGGGCCTGGACCTGGCCCTCCTTCTGGTGCTGGACCAGGAGCTTGAGGCCCTCCTCCCCAACTATAAGGAGTTCCTGGACACCACCCGGGTGGCGGTGATAGATACCCAGGTCCTCGCCCACCAGATACCGGGGGGCATGATAAGCAACCTCGTATCCCAGCTCAGGGAGGCAGGGGCACTGGACCGGCTGGAGGAGGTCTATGCCGAGCTCCCGAGGACGAGAAGGGAGTTGGGCTATCCCCCCCTGGTCACCCCCACCAGCCAGATTGTGGGCATCCAGGCGGTGCAGAATGTCCTCTTTGGCCGCTACAAGATGGTCTCCCAGGAGGTCAAGGACTACGTCTACGGCCTCTACGGCCACCCCCCCGCCCCCATAGACCCCCACGTTCAGAAGCTGGTCCTGAAGGGCTATCCCAGGGGGGAGACCCCTATCACCACCCGGGCCGCCGATTCCCTGGAACCGGAGATGGAGAAGGCCAGGGAGGCTGTGAAGCACCTCTCCACCAAGCTGGAGGACGCCCTGACCTATGCCCTCTACCCCACCACTGGGATGAGGTTCCTGCGCTGGAAGTACGGCCTGGAGGAGATGCCTAAAGAGGTCAAGGCCATTGGCAGGGAAAAGCCCCCGGAGGCTCCCCCGGTCAAGGCGACGGAGAAGCCCCCGGCCAGGGCGCCCGGCCTGCGGCCCTTCCATGTCTATATCGGCGATGAATACTTCCGGGTGGAGGTAGCTCCGGCCGGGAGCGCTTCCCCCACCCCGGCCCCGGCCACCCCTCCCCCAGTAAAGGCGGAGGCCCCTGCAGCAAGAGCGGAGGCCCCCGCGTCAAAGGAGGCCCCGGCGGTCGCCCAAAAGGATGTGGTCATTGTTGCCCCCATGCCCGGCATTGTCATCCACTACGAGGTGAAGGTGGGGGACAAGATAAAAGAAGGGGACGGGGTGGTGGTCTTTGAGGCCATGAAGATGCAGATTGTCCTCTCCACCCCCAGCTCCGGGGTGGTCAAAGCCGTCAACTGCAAGCCCGGGGACAAGAGCGCCAAGGGGGATATCCTGGCCGTTATTACGGGTGAATAGGCAATGGGCATGACGCTGGCCGAGAAGATACTGAGCGCCAGGGCCAAGGCCCCCTGTCGGGCTGGGGATATCATTATAAGCCCGGTGGACCTGGTCTTTGCCCAGGATACCACCGGCCCACTGACGGTGAGGCAGTTTGAGGCCCTGGGCCTGGGGAAGCTGGCCAGCCCCTCCCGGACGGTGTTCTTCCTGGACCACGCGGCCCCCTCCCCCTCCAAGGAGCTGGCCAACGACCACCGCCTCCTCAGGGAGTTTGCCCGGAGGACCGGGGCGGTCATCTCGGAGGTGGGGGAGGGCATCTGCCACCAGCGGGTGGTGGAGGACTATGCCTCGCCGGGGGAGGTCATCGTGGGGGCTGACTCCCACACCGTAACGGCGGGGGGCCTGGGGGCCTTCGCCACCGGCATGGGCTCCTCCGATATAGCCGTGGCCATGGCCCTGGGCAGGACCTGGCTCCGGGTCCCCGAGGGCTTCCAGATTGCGCTGAATGGCTCCTTTTCCCGCGGCGTCTTCGCCAAGGACCTGATTCTCTATATCATCTCAAGGATTGGGGCCGATGGGGCCACCTACCAGTCCCTGGAGTTTATGGGGCAGGGGTTGAAGGGCCTTTCCATGGCCGACCGCTTTGCCGTGGCCAATATGGCGGTGGAGGCGGGGGCTAAGGTGGGCCTCTTCCCCTCCGATGAGACCACCCACAGCTACCTCCGGGCACGGGGGCGGGAGAAGGACTCCCACCCCCTTTCCCCCGACCCCGATGCCCATTATGTAAACAGCCTGGAGGTGGCCCTGTCCCGGCTGGAGCCTATGGTAGCCAGGCCACACCGGGTTGATAATGCTGTGCCCGTGGAAGAAGTAAAGGGAACCCCCATTCACCAGGTCTTTATCGGCACCTGCACCAACGGCCGGCTGGAGGACCTGGAAATAGCCGCCAGGCTCCTGGCCGGGAAGAAGGCCCGCTCCCGCCTCATCGTGGCCCCCGCCTCCCGGGGGATATTCCTGGAGGCCATGAAACGGGGCTATCTCCAGGCCCTGGCCGAGGCCGGGGCCATGCTGGTCGCCCCCGGCTGCGGGCCCTGCCTGGGGGTGCACATGGGGGTGCTGGGGGACGGGGAAAACTGCCTTTCCACCGCCAACCGCAACTTCCAGGGACGGATGGGCAACCCCCAGGCCTTCATCTACCTGGCCAGCCCCGCTACCGCCGCCGCCACCGCCATTAAAGGGGAGATTTCCGACCCCAGGGAGTTCCTGTGATGAGAAAAACTCTTAGAGTAGGCGACGATATCTCCACCGACCACATCATCCCCGGGCGCTTCGCCCACCTCCGCTCAAATTTGCCGGAGCTGGCCAAACATGCCCTGGAGGACACCTATCCCTCCTTTGCCCAGAAGGTGAATCCGGGGGACTTCCTGGTAGCGGGCAAGAACTTCGGCCTGGGCTCCAGCCGGGAGCATGCCGCTATTGTCCTGAAGGTTGCCGGGATAAAGGCCGTCCTGGCCAAGTCCTGCGCCCGCATATTCTTCCGTAACGCCATCAACGTGGGCCTGCCCGTCCTCATCACCAATACCGACGCCATTGACGAAGGGGACGAGCTAGAGGTAGACTGGGCAACCGGCCAGGTGAAAGACCTCGCCAAAGGCATTGAGTTGGGCTTTGGCAGGATTCCGCCGGTGATGCTGAAGATACTGGAAGAGGGAGGGCTGGTGCCCTTCATCCAGAAATATAAGAACCTGGAACTGCCTGGAGGCTAAGACATGAGCCATCGCATTACCTTTATCCCCGGGGATGGAGTGGGGCCCGAGGTAACAGCCGCCGCCAGGAGGGTCCTGGAGGCCACCGGGGTCAAGTTTGACTGGGACACGGCGGTGGCCGGGGATGCCGCCCAGGACCTCTACGGCACACCCCTCCCCGACTACCTCCTGGAGTCCGTCCGGAGGAACCAGGTGGCCCTCAAGGGGCCTATCACCACCCCGGTGGGCTACGGCTTCCGTAGCGTAAATGTGGCCCTGAGGAAGTCCCTGGACCTCTATGCCTGCCTGCGCCCCTGCAAGCTCTATCCTGGCGTCCCCTCCCGCTATGAACAGGTGGACATTGTAGTGGTCCGGGAGAACACCGAGGACCTCTACATAGGCATAGAGTTTGAAAGGGGCACCCCCGCCCAGGAGAGGCTCCTCGCCCTGGTGGCGGAGACCGCTGGACAGAAGCTGGGAGAGGACACAGGCGTTTCCCTCAAGGTTATCACGGAGAGGGGCACCCGCCGCATCATCCAGTTCGCCTTCGACTACGCCAGGAAGCACGGCCGGCGCAAGGTAACGGCCGTGCACAAGGCCAATATCCTGAAATACTCCGATGGTCTCTTCCTCTCGGTGGCCCGGGAGGTTGCCCGGGGATACACGGACATAGAGTTTGAGGATTTCATCGTGGACACCCTCTGCATGCAACTGGTGCGCCGCCCGGAGAGGTTTGATGTGCTGGTCCTCCCCAACCTCTACGGCGACTTCGTCTCGGAGCTCTGTGCCGGCCTCATCGGGGGGCTGGGGCTGGCCCCGGGGGCCAACATCGGGGACGGCTTTGCTGTTTTTGAGCCAACCCACGGCTCCGCCCCCAAGTACGCCGGGATGAACCGCATCAACCCCATGGCCATGATGCTATCCGGGGTACTCATGCTCCGCCACCTGGGGGAAAAGAAGGCCGCGGACAGGCTGGAAGGGGCCATAGCCCGGGTCATCCAGGAGGGGAAGAAGGTGACCTACGACCTGAAGCGGGGACAGGGGGGCAACCCCGCATCCACCACCGAGGTGGCCGAAGCCGTGCTGGAGGCTCTCACCAGAGAGGTCTGAAGTTGCGCAGGAAGATTAGCGTCATCGGGGCGGGGAATGTGGGGGCCACCTGTGCCCAGAGGCTCGCCGAGAGGGGCTATGCCGATGTGGTGCTGGTGGACATCGTCCCCGGGGTGCCCCAGGGCAAGGCACTGGATATGCTCCAGTCCGGCCCCCTCCTCCCCTCCGATGCCCGCCTGGTGGGCTCCAACAGCTATGAGGAGACCAGGGGCTCGGACCTGGTGATAATAACCGCCGGTGCCCCCCGCCGGCCGGGGATGAGCCGGGATGACCTGGTCCTGACAAATATGGAGATTGTCCGGGGGGCCGTCCAAGAAACAATGAAATACTCCCCCAGACCCATCATCATCGTGGTCAGCAACCCACTGGATGCCATGGCCTATCTGGCCCTGAAGCTCAGCGGCCTCCCCCGGGGGCGGGTGGTGGGGATGTCGGGCATCCTGGATACCGCCCGCTTCCGCACCTTCCTGGCCCAGGAGCTGGGGATGTCGGTAGAGGATGTCCAGGCCCTGGTCCTGGGGGGCCACGGGGACAGCATGGTCCCCCTCCCCCGCCTGGCCAGCGTTGGCGGCATCCCTGTAACCCAGCTCCTGCTCCCCGAGAAACTCAGCAGGATTGTGGAACGCACCGTAAAGGCGGGGGCGGAGATTGTGGACCTCCTCAAGACCAGCGCCTACTATGCCCCCGCTGCTGCGGTCCTCCAGATGGCCGAGGCCGTCCTGCTGGACAAGAAACGCCTCCTCCCCTGCTCCACCTATCTTGACGGGGAATACGGCATCAAAGATGTCTCCCTGGGCGTCCCGGTAAAGCTGGGCAAGGAGGGCATTGAGCAGATTGTGGAGATAGAGCTCACCCCCCAGGAACAATCTGCCCTGGAGCGCTCCGCAG
Encoded proteins:
- a CDS encoding isocitrate/isopropylmalate dehydrogenase family protein, translated to MSHRITFIPGDGVGPEVTAAARRVLEATGVKFDWDTAVAGDAAQDLYGTPLPDYLLESVRRNQVALKGPITTPVGYGFRSVNVALRKSLDLYACLRPCKLYPGVPSRYEQVDIVVVRENTEDLYIGIEFERGTPAQERLLALVAETAGQKLGEDTGVSLKVITERGTRRIIQFAFDYARKHGRRKVTAVHKANILKYSDGLFLSVAREVARGYTDIEFEDFIVDTLCMQLVRRPERFDVLVLPNLYGDFVSELCAGLIGGLGLAPGANIGDGFAVFEPTHGSAPKYAGMNRINPMAMMLSGVLMLRHLGEKKAADRLEGAIARVIQEGKKVTYDLKRGQGGNPASTTEVAEAVLEALTREV
- the mdh gene encoding malate dehydrogenase, with the translated sequence MRRKISVIGAGNVGATCAQRLAERGYADVVLVDIVPGVPQGKALDMLQSGPLLPSDARLVGSNSYEETRGSDLVIITAGAPRRPGMSRDDLVLTNMEIVRGAVQETMKYSPRPIIIVVSNPLDAMAYLALKLSGLPRGRVVGMSGILDTARFRTFLAQELGMSVEDVQALVLGGHGDSMVPLPRLASVGGIPVTQLLLPEKLSRIVERTVKAGAEIVDLLKTSAYYAPAAAVLQMAEAVLLDKKRLLPCSTYLDGEYGIKDVSLGVPVKLGKEGIEQIVEIELTPQEQSALERSAAQVRELVDVMVKRGGLPR
- a CDS encoding 3-isopropylmalate dehydratase large subunit encodes the protein MGMTLAEKILSARAKAPCRAGDIIISPVDLVFAQDTTGPLTVRQFEALGLGKLASPSRTVFFLDHAAPSPSKELANDHRLLREFARRTGAVISEVGEGICHQRVVEDYASPGEVIVGADSHTVTAGGLGAFATGMGSSDIAVAMALGRTWLRVPEGFQIALNGSFSRGVFAKDLILYIISRIGADGATYQSLEFMGQGLKGLSMADRFAVANMAVEAGAKVGLFPSDETTHSYLRARGREKDSHPLSPDPDAHYVNSLEVALSRLEPMVARPHRVDNAVPVEEVKGTPIHQVFIGTCTNGRLEDLEIAARLLAGKKARSRLIVAPASRGIFLEAMKRGYLQALAEAGAMLVAPGCGPCLGVHMGVLGDGENCLSTANRNFQGRMGNPQAFIYLASPATAAATAIKGEISDPREFL
- a CDS encoding 3-isopropylmalate dehydratase small subunit, encoding MRKTLRVGDDISTDHIIPGRFAHLRSNLPELAKHALEDTYPSFAQKVNPGDFLVAGKNFGLGSSREHAAIVLKVAGIKAVLAKSCARIFFRNAINVGLPVLITNTDAIDEGDELEVDWATGQVKDLAKGIELGFGRIPPVMLKILEEGGLVPFIQKYKNLELPGG
- a CDS encoding pyruvate carboxylase subunit B; this translates as MSVRSHRKNHVGITDTTLRDAHQSTLATRLRTDDMKHLAEGIEQVGFHSVEVWGGATFDVATRFLGEDPWDRIRKLKGIFKKTPLQMLLRGQNLVGYRNYPDDVVRAFVETAASCGIDIFRIFDALNDERNFEVPMKTVKAVGKHAQAALCYSTTERRLGGPIYTIDYYVKKALTLQEMGADSLCIKDMAGLIAPQDAFELVKALKGTLKIPVQLHTHYTSGMASMSYLKAIEAGVDVVDTALAPLALRSSQPAVEPLVVALEGSERETGLDLALLLVLDQELEALLPNYKEFLDTTRVAVIDTQVLAHQIPGGMISNLVSQLREAGALDRLEEVYAELPRTRRELGYPPLVTPTSQIVGIQAVQNVLFGRYKMVSQEVKDYVYGLYGHPPAPIDPHVQKLVLKGYPRGETPITTRAADSLEPEMEKAREAVKHLSTKLEDALTYALYPTTGMRFLRWKYGLEEMPKEVKAIGREKPPEAPPVKATEKPPARAPGLRPFHVYIGDEYFRVEVAPAGSASPTPAPATPPPVKAEAPAARAEAPASKEAPAVAQKDVVIVAPMPGIVIHYEVKVGDKIKEGDGVVVFEAMKMQIVLSTPSSGVVKAVNCKPGDKSAKGDILAVITGE